One genomic segment of Hevea brasiliensis isolate MT/VB/25A 57/8 chromosome 3, ASM3005281v1, whole genome shotgun sequence includes these proteins:
- the LOC110652783 gene encoding LOW QUALITY PROTEIN: bark storage protein B (The sequence of the model RefSeq protein was modified relative to this genomic sequence to represent the inferred CDS: inserted 1 base in 1 codon; substituted 1 base at 1 genomic stop codon), which translates to MARYKMWSFKVAVAVLGLLAMAEXSMQLTVRHPLHGVIRKINEEGPYLGLVLVSDTNEQALQASNVFVPSNYAATVALAGRTFHVGKINGTNVVYVKTGDASVNAAATVQLLIDVFPIEGIVHFGSAGAVNDTLFIGDVVVPSQVAFTGSWQWKKFKSKKGQLRFGDYNNPAGGNNLLGSIDFQPTSLYTPEQKQTIFWLPINSSWFVTATQLQNVEMQQCLDTDRCXPRSPEIVYGVRTSTADMYIQNAAYRDYIYTKFKASTVDEESAAVALVALSNEVPFIVFRGVSNTAGGSTAYQSYSYLGSVNALNAAVAFIGVVGSSGASRANY; encoded by the exons ATGGCAAGATATAAGATGTGGAGTTTTAAAGTAGCTGTGGCAGTGCTTGGGCTGCTGGCCATGGCAGAGTAGTCCATGCAGCTGACTGTGAGACACCCTCTTCATGGTGTCATCAggaaaatcaatgaggaagggccTTACTTGGGCCTAGTTTTGGTTTCTGACACCAATGAACAGGCTCTTCAAGCCTCTAATGTCTTTGTTCCCAGCAACTACGCCGCTACTGTTGCATTGGCCG GAAGAACATTCCACGTTGGCAAGATCAACGGAACTAATGTTGTGTATGTAAAGACTGGGGATGCATC GGTAAATGCAGCTGCCACTGTGCAACTCCTCATCGACGTATTTCCTATTGAAGGCATCGTTCACTTTGGGAGCGCTGGAGCTGTTAATGATACGCTCTTCATCGGCGATGTTGTTGTGCCTAGCCAAGTTGCCTTCACTGGATCTTGGCAATGGAAG AAATTCAAGTCAAAGAAAGGGCAGCTGAGATTCGGAGACTACAATAACCCAGCAGGAGGAAACAATTTGCTGGGGAGCATAGACTTCCAACCAACCTCGTTGTACACCCCAGAACAAAAGCAGACCATCTTCTGGCTTCCCATCAACTCAAGCTGGTTCGTAACAGCCACTCAACTTCAG AACGTAGAGATGCAACAATGTCTTGACACGGACAGAT CTCCCAGATCACCAGAAATTGTCTATGGAGTGAGGACCTCCACTGCTGATATGTACATTCAAAATGCAGCTTATAGAGATTACATTTACACAAAATTCAAGGCCTCCACAGTGGATGAAGAGTCTGCTGCTGTTGCATTG GTAGCTTTGTCAAATGAGGTGCCATTCATCGTTTTCAGGGGTGTCTCCAACACCGCTGGTGGATCAACCGCATACCAAAGCTATAGCTATTTGGGCTCTGTCAATGCTCTGAATGCCGCTGTGGCATTCATTGGTGTTGTTGGCAGTAGTGGAGCGTCGAGGGCCAACTACTGA
- the LOC110652782 gene encoding bark storage protein A yields MEILAAEFNLLGIIYFGSAGALNDSLSIGNVAVPNLIGSTGLWTWQPINAPKEGLLKFGEFNYPEKGENWLGSVQYDRSTVYINGTFKERFWIRVTPEWQKIAEEICEVDSVQVVHGLRISSADTYVNNEAYKNFLYNTFKTSVVDKSSVAVALGAYTNGKKFILFSGVSNYANGSDVKNSTLANANAVKVLDRFIQLLLWPVPASYDD; encoded by the exons ATGGAAATCCTTGCTGCTGAATTTAATCTGCTTGGAATTATCTATTTTGGGAGTGCTGGAGCTCTTAATGATTCGTTGAGCATCGGTAATGTTGCTGTACCCAACTTAATCGGCTCCACTGGACTTTGGACTTGGCAG CCAATCAATGCACCAAAGGAAGGTCTGCTCAAGTTCGGAGAGTTTAATTATCCAGAGAAAGGAGAAAATTGGCTAGGAAGTGTACAGTATGACAGATCAACGGTGTACATCAATGGGACATTCAAAGAGCGTTTTTGGATTCGCGTTACTCCAGAATGGCAAAAGATTGCAGAAGAGATTTGTGAG GTCGACTCAGTTCAAGTTGTTCATGGATTAAGGATCTCCAGTGCAGATACATACGTGAACAATGAAGCATACAAAAACTTCCTTTACAACACTTTTAAGACCTCAGTTGTGGATAAATCGAGCGTTGCTGTGGCATTG GGAGCTTATACAAACGGAAAGAAATTTATTTTGTTCAGTGGAGTTTCAAATTACGCAAATGGATCAGATGTGAAAAACAGTACTTTGGCCAACGCAAATGCAGTGAAAGTATTGGATCGCTTCATTCAACTGCTACTTTGGCCTGTTCCTGCTTCTTATGATGATTGA
- the LOC131178433 gene encoding uncharacterized protein LOC131178433 has protein sequence MAVAGPRRMMWAVEMAVIVMGLMAMASPTMQLSMKNPLRGAIQKINDIKLPVYAIIVTASSSEKAFNESGIFNCNSSVVYKGRTFFRGTIYGHQFVFVNSPTRPVV, from the exons ATGGCCGTGGCAGGACCACGACGAATGATGTGGGCGGTTGAAATGGCAGTGATAGTGATGGGGCTAATGGCTATGGCATCGCCCACCATGCAACTTAGCATGAAAAACCCTCTGCGAGGGGCTATACAGAAGATCAATGACATAAAACTACCAGTTTACGCGATCATTGTGACTGCCAGTTCTTCTGAGAAGGCATTTAATGAATCTGGTATCTTCAATTGTAATTCATCTGTTGTATACAAAG GAAGAACATTCTTCCGTGGAACGATTTATGGACATCAATTTGTCTTCGTTAATAGTCCAACTCGTCCAGTGGTATGA